A genomic region of Globicephala melas chromosome 9, mGloMel1.2, whole genome shotgun sequence contains the following coding sequences:
- the LOC115853693 gene encoding guanine nucleotide-binding protein G(I)/G(S)/G(O) subunit gamma-11: MPALHIEDLPEKEKLKMEVEQLRKEVKLQRQQVSKCSEEIKNYIEERSGEDPLVKGIPEDKNPFKEKGSCIIS, encoded by the exons ATGCCGGCCCTTCACATCGAAGATTtgccagaaaaggaaaagctgaaGATGGAAGTTGAGCAACTTCGCAAAGAAGTCAAGTTGCAGAGACAACAG gTGTCTAAATgttctgaagaaataaagaactatATTGAAGAACGTTCTGGAGAAGATCCCCTGGTGAAAGGAATTCCAGAAGACAAGAATCCCTTTAAAGAAAAAGGCAGCTGCATTATTTCATAA